A single window of Colletotrichum higginsianum IMI 349063 chromosome 8, whole genome shotgun sequence DNA harbors:
- a CDS encoding Dolichol-phosphate mannosyltransferase has translation MAVNKYSVILPTYNERRNLPIVTWLLNRTFTENKLDWELIIVDDGSPDGTQEVANQLVKAYAPHVALKTRTGKLGLGTAYVHGLQFVTGNFVIIMDADFSHHPKFIPQMVARQKEANYDIVTGTRYAGDGGVYGWDLKRKFVSRGANLFADTVLRPGVSDLTGSFRLYKKSVLDKVISSTESKGYTFQMEMMVRAKAMGCSVAEVPITFVDRVYGDSKLGGDEIVEYAKGVLSLWLKV, from the exons ATGGCGGTCAACAAGTACTCCGTCATCCTGCCGACCTACAATGAGCGTCGCAACCTCCCTATCGTCACCTGGCTGCTGAACCGCACGTTCACCGAGAA CAAGCTCGACTGGGAActcatcatcgtcgacgacggctccCCCGACGGCACCCAAGAGGTCGCCAACCAGCTCGTCAAGGCCTACGCCCCGCACGTCGCCCTCAAGACCCGAACCGGCAAGCTGGGCCTTGGCACGGCCTACGTTCACGGTCTACAGTTCGTCACGGGCAacttcgtcatcatcatggaCGCCGACTTCTCCCACCACCCCAAGTTCATCCCCCAGATGGTCGCCCGCCAGAAGGAGGCCAACTACGACATCGTCACGGGCACCCGctacgccggcgacggcggtgtCTACGGCTGGGACCTCAAGCGCAAGTTCGTCTCCCGCGGCGCCAACCTCTTCGCCGACACTGTCCTGCGCCCTGGCGTCAGCGACTTGACGGGCTCCTTTCGCCTCTACAAGAAgagcgtcctcgacaaggttATCTCGAGCACCGAGAGCAAGGGCTACACCTTCCAGATGGAGATGATGGTCCGCGCCAAGGCCATGGGCTGTTCCGTAGCCGAGGTGCCCATCACCTTTGTCGACCGCGTCTACGGCGACAGcaagctgggcggcgacgagattGTGGAGTACGCCAAGGGAGTACTGTCGCTGTGGTTGAAGGTCTAA
- a CDS encoding Short-chain dehydrogenase — protein MSERVAQIAAHLNYPKGMLAGQVAIITGSGQGIGAETARLFANEGAKVVVSDIDAKKAQEVADGINTAGGQAISVPGDMLSADYITQLVAKAASFGGGKIHHLVNNAGYTWDGVIHKMTDKQWDTIIALHSTAPFRLVRAAAPYFRVKDGENRCIVNISSTSGVHGNAGQANYAMAKAGVTGLTKTIAKEWGPAFGVRANTVAFGHIKTRLTDAKEKGAFVEGPGGEKIALGIPQAQKGPEQQAHADIPLRRPGTPTEAASAILAVVSPLFSYVSGQTIMVTGGRNM, from the exons ATGTCAGAACGTGTAGCGCAAATCGCCGCTCACCTCAACTACCCTAAGGGCATGCTTGCGGGCCAAGTGGCCATCATTACCGGCAGCGGGCAGGGCATCGGCGCAGAAACAGCACGGCTCTTCGCCAACGAAGGCGCAAAGGTGGTCGTTTCCGACATTGACGCCA AAAAAGCCCAAGAGGTCGCAGACGGCATCAacaccgccggcggccaggccATCAGTGTCCCCGGCGACATGCTCTCGGCGGATTACATCACCCAgctcgtcgccaaggccgcctcCTTCGGCGGTGGCAAGATCCATCACCTAGTCAACAACGCCGGCTACACCTGGGACGGCGTCATCCATAAGATGACGGACAAGCAGTGGGACACCATAATCGCGCTCCACTCGACCGCGCCCTTTCGCCTCGTGCGCGCCGCGGCCCCGTACTTCCGCGTCAAAGACGGCGAGAACCGCTGCATCGTTAACATCAGCTCCACCTCGGGCGTCCACGGTAATGCAGGCCAGGCCAACTacgccatggccaaggccggcgtcaCGGGCCTGACCAAGACCATCGCCAAGGAGTGGGGTCCGGCGTTCGGCGTCAGGGCGAACACCGTCGCCTTTGGGCACATCAAGACGCGGCTGACGGAtgccaaggagaagggcgccTTCGTCGAGGGACCCGGCGGCGAAAAGATCGCGCTGGGCATTCCGCAGGCGCAAAAGGGGCCAGAACAGCAGGCGCACGCGGACATCCCTTTGCGGAGGCCCGGGACGCCGACcgaggcggcgtcggccatTTTAGCTGTCGTCAGCCCTCTATTCAGTTACGTGAGCGGGCAGACCATCATGGTGACGGGCGGCCGAAACATGTAA
- a CDS encoding Ankyrin repeat domain protein: protein MAEEPTVAKPTLPSLPTEILLDIAELVSDACGRAGLARASRRLCEVANPTLWRHGVQDNLSKMLVQASTTGNLDILKKSVIYGADIDVVHPVSIPEEAKKCYPVPILREQEKDYLFWAAPLHLAVYHGHYDAAKWLVSHGADIEAPGHLFCECKGYRDYLGDGSNITIGSCWTPLHYSICREENSIIRLLLSAGASIQTMVDPDKIGIDDRFDKILQGLDPEVLRFRCTSLSSNVTALHTASEKGMKWLVTHLVRNMQVNVEVTDNSSMTPLFYALLSTDPSMIDNLVWLGADLRWKALDGRTPLKLAFDCNLWQSAARLQDLGAKLDTDTRRPWTDLVHYIRYSTFGRRTLPGLPDERVNLLCYEKEDRKHKAITRLAHSLRDDCLLMTKSGYEADINHTSEDLGASAELPEINCLAVAFMAIIEENWCGTKILESFLAMGVELDKDELARRADGGMNLGFIALKAVTGRNYSPYKIRFLLQNGADPTNKWRHNARAETPLRNILYALHDWVLSGVEHACETRSFQTMIEVANDIGRHGAWDSPYAKERAKLFGILENIEKTSGLSPRQLRLRNQLRDNLIVPYHLKEPQQDST from the coding sequence ATGGCGGAAGAGCCGACAGTCGCAAAGCCGACGCTGCCCTCACTCCCTACCGAGATCTTACTGGAcatcgccgagctcgtcagCGACGCGTGCGGACGGGCCGGCTTGGCCCGGGCGAGCCGTCGACTTTGCGAAGTCGCTAACCCGACTCTCTGGCGGCATGGAGTGCAAGACAATCTTTCGAAGATGCTGGTCCAGGCGTCCACGACCGGAAACCTGGACATCCTCAAGAAGTCCGTCATCTACGGCGCCGATATCGATGTCGTCCATCCTGTTTCGATACCAGAAGAGGCCAAGAAATGCTACCCCGTGCCCATCCTAAGGGAGCAGGAGAAAGATTACCTTTTCTGGGCGGCCCCTTTGCACCTGGCTGTCTATCACGGCCACTACGACGCCGCGAAATGGCTCGTCTCTCATGGCGCCGACATTGAGGCCCCCGGGCACCTATTCTGCGAATGCAAAGGCTATAGAGATTACCTCGGCGACGGTAGCAACATTACCATTGGTTCCTGCTGGACTCCACTGCACTATTCCATCTGCCGAGAAGAGAATTCAATCATCCGACTCTTGTTGTCTGCCGGAGCGTCAATTCAGACGATGGTTGATCCGGACAAAATCGGAATCGACGACAGGTTTGACAAGATACTCCAGGGCCTGGACCCCGAAGTCTTACGATTCAGGTGCACCAGCCTATCATCAAATGTGACAGCACTGCACACTGCCTCGGAAAAAGGGATGAAGTGGCTCGTTACTCACCTCGTACGGAATATGCAGGTGAATGTGGAAGTAACGGACAACTCGTCAATGACGCCGCTCTTCTACGCGCTACTTTCCACCGACCCAAGCATGATCGACAATCTGGTATGGCTGGGCGCTGATCTGAGATGGAAGGCACTCGACGGGCGCACCCCGCTCAAGCTTGCTTTCGATTGCAATCTCTGGCAGTCGGCTGCAAGACTTCAAGACTTGGGAGCCAAGTTGGATACAGATACGCGACGGCCATGGACAGACCTTGTGCATTACATCAGATACTCAACATTCGGCCGCAGAACTTTGCCTGGTTTGCCTGATGAGCGTGTCAACTTGCTATGCTATGAGAAAGAGGACAGAAAACATAAAGCCATTACCAGGCTTGCTCATAGTTTGAGGGATGATTGCCTGCTGATGACAAAATCAGGTTATGAGGCGGACATCAACCACACCTCAGAAGACCTGGGCGCCTCCGCAGAACTTCCCGAAATCAATTGCCTGGCCGTAGCCTTCATGGCGATCATCGAAGAGAATTGGTGTGGAACGAAGATTCTGGAAAGTTTCCTCGCCATGGGCGTCGAGCTTGACAAGGACGAACTAGCTAGGCGTGCTGATGGTGGAATGAACCTTGGATTCATAGCGCTGAAGGCAGTAACCGGACGCAATTACAGCCCATACAAGATCAGGTTTCTTCTGCAAAACGGGGCCGACCCGACGAACAAATGGAGGCACAATGCGCGTGCCGAAACTCCCCTTCGCAACATCCTCTATGCACTTCACGACTGGGTTTTGTCTGGCGTGGAACACGCCTGCGAGACCCGTTCTTTCCAAACTATGATCGAAGTGGCGAACGATATCGGGAGGCACGGGGCCTGGGACTCTCCCTATGCAAAAGAAAGAGCCAAGCTGTTCGGGATTCTTGAGAATATCGAGAAAACATCGGGTCTCTCGCCTAGGCAGCTGAGACTAAGGAACCAGTTGAGAGACAACCTCATTGTCCCCTACCACTTGAAGGAACCCCAGCAAGACTCGACTTAG
- a CDS encoding Ankyrin repeat domain protein yields the protein MTLDTLPSELLLHIATYFDTLEFDAVLTLVIRRLLDVFRPRLYHAAISVDLPDITVGAAAEGNLETLKVAATYGAQFQGKYPLSPMGCVADDWRLEHYRIHQMEGDTLIRWGPNAVVPDDYDAGLIPQEACWATPLAMAAMWQHPFDNSECHPDHPGVQVRPSHLKLSRFPAWTPLHYAICNRQTSIARLLFASGASYHNVRMPNRFHKYPLFSMVGSPNNVNSDGVVNSYHEMKRRIFGLDEGNGLLDQGDFSPQEEDGDRDASISPSIPLLQTIDGIPELAETEDLVVMVSYIDPYSVPALHIAASSGAKAIMTYLVKNVCVDILSQDSHGGTVLYYAALAPQHSNALNKALSLGADPRVEFSCTMDMFGQQSFDALDWAVHFRVEQAVDALLVWPGCGLAWCHIPSGNRLLDDASSQSRHTSQPLKESRIKHMFRALHTGSFPRHMTPEWRYRAQCFEMFSSRLLSATVKQDTVKSHKKYLPFHRVFEMAFFWALQTDSLEREEFSWIDFDRFDLNKMVSVQSYDENLVNQWTLSWNVAPNPTTDTFCSIGTIALYSVVAGKANSGLQVKRIRWLLNAGAKPCPPGRETEMFSPIRHLLHSMRLLLYQTNNDFESYMESENRLFDSIVVIDVLAAAGGWNAFTTDVTGNSEGLLAMAAHYSGMRGRVAAVDKELSKNIHSMLEETMPSKLVAILEAVDA from the exons ATGACGCTCGACACACTCCCTTCAGAATTGCTCCTGCATATCGCCACGTACTTCGACACTCTGGAATTTGATGCGGTTCTTACTCTGGTCATCCGTCGTCTCCTTGACGTCTTCAGACCCAGGCTGTACCATGCTGCCATCAGCGTCGATCTCCCCGACATCACTGTAGGGGCTGCAGCGGAGGGGAACCTCGAGACTCTCAAAGTGGCCGCTACCTACGGCGCCCAATTCCAAGGAAAATATCCCCTGTCGCCAATGGGCTGCGTAGCGGACGACTGGAGACTCGAGCACTACAGAATTCATCAGATGGAAGGTGATACACTCATAAGATGGGGGCCTAACGCGGTCGTCCCCGACGACTACGACGCCGGTCTCATTCCACAAGAGGCCTGCTGGGCGACCCCGTTGGCAATGGCCGCCAT GTGGCAACACCCCTTCGACAACTCGGAATGTCATCCCGACCACCCTGGTGTGCAAGTCCGCCCCAGCCATCTGAAACTAAGCCGATTCCCGGCTTGGACACCGCTCCATTACGCCATATGCAACAGGCAAACCTCGATTGCTCGCCTGCTGTTCGCCTCTGGTGCCTCGTACCACAACGTGCGTATGCCCAACCGGTTCCACAAATACCCCTTGTTCTCTATGGTGGGGAGCCCGAACAACGTCAACAGCGATGGAGTTGTTAACAGCTATCATGAGATGAAGAGGAGAATTTTCGGCCTCGATGAAGGCAACGGACTTCTAGACCAAGGCGATTTTAGtcctcaagaagaagacggcgatcGCGATGCCAGCATCTCGCCCAGCATCCCGCTATTGCAGACGATAGATGGCATTCCAGAGCTCGCGGAGACTGAGGATTTGGTCGTAATGGTCTCGTACATAGACCCCTACTCTGTTCCCGCTCTTCACATTGCTGCCTCTTCGGGGGCAAAGGCCATCATGACATACCTCGTCAAGAATGTCTGTGTGGACATTCTGTCCCAAGATAGCCACGGAGGGACCGTTCTCTACTACGCTGCCTTGGCACCGCAGCACAGCAACGCCCTCAACAAAGCCTTGTCTCTGGGGGCGGATCCACGCGTAGAGTTCTCCTGTACCATGGATATGTTTGGACAGCAATCGTTCGATGCTCTCGACTGGGCCGTCCATTTCCGGGTGGAGCAGGCGGTCGACGCTCTTCTGGTATGGCCCGGATGTGGCCTCGCTTGGTGCCATATACCAAGCGGAAACCGCCTCTTGGATGACGCATCCTCGCAATCCCGACACACCTCTCAGCCGTTGAAAGAATCCAGAATCAAGCACATGTTCCGAGCATTGCATACGGGCAGTTTCCCGAGGCACATGACTCCCGAATGGCGTTACCGCGCCCAGTGTTTTGAGATGTTCTCCTCTCGGCTTCTTTCGGCAACCGTCAAGCAAGACACAGTTAAATCACATAAGAAGTACTTGCCCTTCCATCGCGTGTTCGAAatggccttcttctgggCTCTCCAGACCGATTCCCTGGAAAGAGAAGAGTTCTCTTGGATCGACTTCGATCGCTTCGACCTGAATAAGATGGTTTCCGTCCAGAGCTACGACGAGAACCTCGTAAATCAATGGACCCTCTCCTGGAACGTCGCACCCAATCCCACCACCGACACCTTCTGCTCCATTGGAACCATAGCTCTCTACAGTGTCGTTGCCGGCAAGGCTAACTCGGGTCTCCAGGTGAAGAGAATCAGGTGGCTACTGAACGCAGGCGCCAAGCCTTGCCCGCCGGGCCGAGAGACGGAGATGTTCTCCCCCATCCGTCATCTCTTGCACTCTATGAGACTCCTCCTGTACCAGACTAACAACGATTTTGAAAGCTACATGGAGAGCGAAAACAGATTGTTTGACTCTATTGTCGTGATCGACgtgctcgcggcggcgggcgggtggAACGCCTTTACCACAGACGTCACGGGCAATTCTGAGGGCCTGCtggccatggcggcgcaCTACAGTGGGATGCGCGGAAGGGTAGCGGCGGTTGATAAGGAACTGTCCAAGAATATCCACAGTATGCTCGAGGAGACCATGCCTTCGAAGCTTGTAGCGATTCTCGAGGCCGTAGATGCTTAA
- a CDS encoding L-amino acid oxidase, with protein MGPQAAVVRPCGNMERFSTARHSLGLYRCVSVTGRYAVPPGTALEILKTKLREAVAQVVMEQPFLRVGIANEDKQAACYVYVPRINFAEHIQWLSPSRPEAADAVLCKHLSFQHDQLWLQLDQRPPWKIAVIPIETSQGSPSEIEVVFSFHHAIGDGTSGSIFLDRLLNALLNPAVISGLAADQLELSEPPILPGPHEQLINGRISWPYFLWELWGAFGPSWLKSKPDAIPWKGRAIDFSTPYQTNVQLLRLPAAIATGLLAAARAHSLTLTPLLHALVAASLSRHLPASKAQAFEPCSAISLRRYVPATAGLDVDKEFSILLTSTDHPIPKASTANLRESSGQDLEKAIWGVAASVKNDLKSRLATLPHDDITAMLKYVSNFHEFFTKKDHGERGNSWEVSNLGAINGGATEGGLWKLNRAVFSQSAMTVGPGFAVNVAGIAGGEVTITLTWNEDIVDTALLESLAADLESWTRRLAGGAPF; from the exons ATGGGCCCCCAAGCAGCTGTCGTACGGCCATGCGGCAACAT GGAGAGGTTCTCGACTGCTCGTCATTCACTCGGCTTGTATCGATGCGTGTCAGTGACGGGCCGGTATGCCGTTCCACCCGGCACCGCGCTCGAAATTCTCAAGACGAAGCTCCGTGAAGCTGTTGCGCAGGTCGTCATGGAGCAGCCTTTTCTAcgcgtcggcatcgccaatGAAGACAAACAAGCCGCTTGCTACGTCTACGTTCCACGCATCAACTTCGCAGAACACATCCAGTGGCTCAGCCCGTCCCGCCCAGAGGCGGCGGATGCAGTCTTATGCAAACACCTCTCTTTCCAGCATGATCAGCTCTGGTTACAGCTCGACCAGCGCCCGCCCTGGAAGATTGCCGTCATTCCCATCGAGACCTCCCAGGGCTCTCCATCAGAGATCGAGGTTGTCTTCTCCTTCCATCACGCCATCGGCGATGGTACAAGCGGTTCTATCTTTCTCGACCGTCTCCTCAATGCACTGCTTAACCCGGCTGTCATTTCGGGACTTGCAGCGGACCAGCTCGAGCTGTCGGAGCCACCGATATTACCCGGTCCCCATGAGCAACTCATCAACGGTCGGATCAGCTGGCCATACTTTCTCTGGGAGCTATGGGGTGCCTTCGGCCCTTCCTGGCTGAAGTCTAAACCGGATGCCATTCCCTGGAAAGGTCGCGCTATCGACTTCTCGACACCTTACCAGACGAATGTCCAGTTGCTGCGACTTCCGGCTGCCATCGCGACTGGACTGTTGGCGGCTGCTCGGGCGCATTCTCTGACCCTGACGCCATTGCTGCACGCACTCGTTGCCGCCTCGCTTTCACGCCATCTCCCCGCCTCAAAGGCACAAGCGTTTGAGCCGTGTTCTGCCATTAGCTTGAGACGGTATGTTCCGGCGACCGCAGGGCTCGACGTGGACAAGGAATTCTCGATTCTCCTCACATCGACAGATCACCCGATACCCAAGGCGTCGACTGCGAACCTTCGCGAATCCTCCGGCCAGGACCTTGAGAAAGCAATCTGGGGCGTAGCAGCCTCCGTCAAGAATGACCTTAAAAGCAGGCTGGCGACTCTGCCCCACGACGACATCACGGCCATGTTGAAGTATGTCAGCAACTTCCATGAGTTCTTCACGAAGAAAGATCATGGCGAACGCGGCAATAGCTGGGAGGTCAGCAACCTGGGGGCCATCAACGGCGGTGCAACTGAAGGTGGCTTGTGGAAGCTGAACCGAGCCGTATTCTCGCAGTCGGCCATGACAGTGGGACCCGGGTTTGCCGTCAACGTCGCGGGCATCGCCGGCGGAGAAGTCACCATTACATTGACTTGGAACGAGGATATCGTGGACACAGCGCTGCTAGAATCTCTGGCTGCAGACCTCGAATCGTGGACGCGACGGCTAGCAGGCGGGGCTCCCTTCTGA
- a CDS encoding Oxidoreductase family protein encodes MACAGNSIRSDLPIPKNISWAAIPGRNISAAPMVACCSPNPVHLIDNCYEWCELPEKYERDEARALAAFRSCLSVNDRNLSISNILGLNIADSPAARPVVTMAGLGIWGLLASAFLVLA; translated from the coding sequence ATGGCCTGCGCCGGCAACAGCATCCGCTCGGATCTCCCCATCCCAAAGAACATCAGCTGGGCCGCCATCCCCGGCCGCAACATCTCGGCGGCCCCGATGGTGGCCTGCTGCTCGCCGAACCCCGTCCACCTCATCGACAACTGCTACGAGTGGTGCGAGCTGCCGGAGAAGTACGAGAGGGACGAGGCCAGGGCGCTCGCCGCCTTCAGGAGTTGCCTGTCAGTCAACGACCGGAACCTgtccatctccaacatcctCGGGTTGAACATCGCCGACAGCCCCGCGGCGAGGCCCGTCGTTACGATGGCGGGGCTCGGGATATGGGGGTTGCTGGCCTCGGCGTTTCTGGTGCTAGCTTGA
- a CDS encoding Mitochondrial phosphate carrier protein, whose amino-acid sequence MGVSLNDAPAGPQGIDLYSRFALAGALGCSLTHGAFTPVDVFACLLVIASLTDTRYSSVKTKIQLDPATYNRGMIGGFRQVIQNEGAGALLTGFGPTFTGYFIQGAFKFGGYEFFKKQAIDLIGLDAARQNRTAVYSVSAASAEFFASIALSPLEATRIRLVSTPGFANGLIGGFSKILTQEGIGAFYSGFVPILFKQIPYTVTKFVAFEKVSEAVFSQLDKSSLSGAAQTGVNLGSGLMAGFAAAIVSQPADTMLSKINKTKGLPGEGVVSRLVKIAGELGVRGSFAGLPTRLFMVGGLTAGQFAIYGDIKKALGATNGVEIAK is encoded by the exons ATGGGTGTCTCTTTGAACGACGCGCCTGCTGGGCCGCAGGGCATTGATCTCTACTCCCGCTTCGCCCTTGCTGGTGCCCTGGGCTGCTCCCTTACCCACGGCGCCTTCACTCCCGTCGATGT CTTTGCCTGCCTGCTTGTAATCGCTTCCCTCACTGACACGCGCTATTCAAGCGTCAAGACCAAAATCCAGCTTGACCCGGCCACCTACAACCGCGGCATGATTGGCGGTTTCCGCCAGGTCATCCAGAATGAGGGCGCCGGTGCCCTGTTGACCGGCTTCGGCCCGACCTTCACCGGATACTTCATCCAGGGGGCCTTTAAGTTTGGTGGTTACGAGTTCTTCAAGAAGCAGGCCATCGACTTgatcggcctcgacgccgcgcgCCAGAACCGCACTGCCGTCTACTCCGTCTCTGCCGCCTCTGCCGAGTTCTTCGCCTCCATCGCCCTCAGCCCTCTCGAGGCTACCCGCATCCGTCTTGTTTCGACTCCAGGCTTCGCCAACGGTCTCATTGGTGGCTTCAGCAAGATCCTTACCCAGGAAGGCATCGGCGCTTTCTACTCTGGATTCGTCCCCATCTTGTTCAAGCA GATCCCCTACACCGTCACCAAGTTTGTCGCTTTCGAGAAGGTTtccgaggccgtcttctcccagcTCGACAAGTCTAGCCTGTCCGGTGCCGCCCAGACGGGTGTGAACCTGGGTTCTGGTCTTATGGCCGGATTTGCTGCCGCCATTGTGTCTCAGCCCGCCGATACCATGTTGTCAAAGATCAACAAGACCAAGGGTCTGCCGGGCGAAGGCGTTGTATCGCGCCTCGTCAAGATTGCCGGCGAGCTCGGTGTCCGTGGCTCTTTCGCCGGTCTCCCCACCCGTCTGTTCATGGTCGGTGGTCTGACCGCTGGCCAATTCGCCATCTACGGAGACATCAAGAAGGCTCTTG GCGCCACCAACGGTGTTGAGATAGCTAAATAG
- a CDS encoding oxidoreductase family protein: MAPIRVGIIGLSSSATTAWASRAHLPYLLSARGRSKYTITALCNSSVEAARRAVAAYELPSETKAYGSPSDLAADPDVDLVVVSTRVDQHYDTALPSVKAGKHVYVEWPLAQDVEHAQKLADAAREAGGRTAVGVQGRFAPALLKVRELLEEGRIGKVLSSEIKASGGSIDREILPVGLRYFAQREIGGNIVTIGFGHLFDQIQHVLGEAVIRHSHAQIQRPNIRIRDPSTKQIVETIPNDVPDLIVATTTLPPSDLIATDATLLARFRRGQPFPGDPQLAWTVHGERGEIRLVSQDSAALQAFADGDAVRIEVHDFESDVVERVAWAWADWQGGLPVPARCIGAVYEAFAEGEGAAGVASFEDAVRRHEQIAGFFSGSS; encoded by the exons ATGGCACCCATCCgcgtcggcatcatcggaCTCTCGTCCagcgcgacgacggcctgggcAAGCCGCGCTCACCTCCCCTACCTCCTCTCCGCCCGCGGCCGCTCAAAATACACAATCACGGCCCTCTGTAACTCGAGCGTCGAGGcagcccgccgcgccgtcgcggccTACGAACTCCCCTCCGAGACCAAGGCTTACGGCAGCCCGTCCGACCTCGCCGCAGACCCGGACgttgacctcgtcgtcgtctcgacGCGCGTCGACCAGCACTACGACACGGCGCTGCCCAGCGTGAAAGCCGGGAAGCACGTCTACGTTGAGTGGCCGCTCGCGCAGGATGTCGAACACGCGCAGAAGCTGGCGGACgcggcgagggaggccggcggccggaCGGCGGTTGGGGTGCAGGGGCGGTTCGCGCCGGCGTTGCTGAAGGTCCGGGAGCTCTTGGAGGAAGGGCGGATCGGGAAAGTCCTGAGCAGCGAGATCAAGGCGTCCGGTGGCTCGATTGACCGGGAGATTCTGCCGGTCGGGCTGAGGTACTTCGCCCAGCGGGAGATCGGGGGCAACATCGTCACCATCGGGTTCGGACACC TGTTCGATCAGATCCAGCACGTCCTGGGCGAGGCGGTCATCCGGCACAGCCACGCGCAGATCCAGCGGCCCAACATCCGAATCCGCGACCCTTCGACCAAGCAGATCGTCGAGACGATCCCGAACGACGTCCCGGACCTCATCgtcgcgacgacgaccctCCCGCCATCGGACCTCATCGCGACGGACGCCACGCTCCTCGCGCGCTTCCGGCGCGGGCAGCCCTTCCCTGGCGACCCGCAGCTCGCGTGGACGGTCCACGGCGAGAGGGGCGAGATCCGCCTCGTGTCCCAGGACAGCGCGGCGCTGCAGGCGttcgcggacggcgacgcgGTCCGGATCGAGGTGCACGACTTCGAGAGCGACGTGGTCGAGAGGGTGGCATGGGCGTGGGCGGACTGGCAGGGCGGGCTGCCCGTGCCGGCGAGGTGTATCGGGGCCGTGTACGAGGCcttcgccgagggcgagggcgcggccggcgtgGCGAGTTTCGAGGATGCCGTGAGGAGGCACGAGCAGATTGCCGGGTTCTTTTCGGGCTCTAGTTGA